One window of Salmo salar chromosome ssa11, Ssal_v3.1, whole genome shotgun sequence genomic DNA carries:
- the LOC106563257 gene encoding protein PRRC2B isoform X2, with protein MSDRLGQITKSKDGKSKYSSLSLFDKYKGKSIETQKTAVPRHGLQSLGKVAAARRMPPPAHLPSLKSENKGNDPNVIIVPKDGTGWANKQEQPDQKSSIASTQQLPELQPQLALQKSVSNLQKTTPVASQESTNTSGPKQWAHLNGKAVELDGLRASNRLQPFSHEEFPTLKAAGEQDKAGKERSTFDPSYGPGPSLRPQNVTSWREGGGRNLVPSSLPAGLPSETEGKASGVAETGSSPPPLPPSASSILSAPMVSPTTATIVSAAPAPEPKEISLRPAQPLRRPAPPALSHHHPTTTYHDMLPAFMCPKETCDAPGTAEHTGPVTVVAPVRFDNRPTFRQPYPNNNQEPVNGEVGRGENRFIRGPLRNPSSRPIRRPGDRPPRPAIINPDDLKDLDELDNDCEDGWAGIHEEVDYGEKLKFSDDEEEHAAGEKNKMWAEWENQRRERQLSLSSGEGAYPQEGPEEEAYLAFQEQMAHRNTNGRFPPGEAQAQQKSSGPGMAHQGEPLEDQEERQVPARAKFVSPELSEAVERARRRREEEERRAREERLAACAEKLKRLDEKFGKMERQLSRSEEEAKDGESKETALSPGRESKNHPESWQYGTKDAECPLEHSPRQQDYRDKATSGFAPYRSEDDAGAESNSPLPPRFQKQQQEQVYKMQHWQQQSGHPAPSGSSHPQRGYYPPHVLGFDPRWMMMPPFMDPRMAQGRSPVDYYPNAVHSSGMMKPLMQPDHLNSPGSTSDEGCHPSMHQERRAPSTEPYPVWNQDGYPPRSFTPPYQRQHESSDRSQPDDRIDRTCSQQDLYEERRNECLDNPSHDLSHPAYHQSRGPDRDHHSHNQSLLSTALSRPQQQNADGDYAKQEPKDGHLKDSTDHRDEVFDTSKEKGFDSDFWRRDGGQKKEGGVGVQNQWFSPGSTTSASSVSQPSESSGRTLTRRTGPIKKPVLKALKMEDKENEKPKVEPGEKVVPYRLEKEVLTNVYDLKKDNQPLVSNRRSASPAIEKQLEGKQHQPPAPAKVEQPSSPHIEDSPKESSLESGKSQPSRDDQESREPAAPRRNNWIFVDEEQAFAGARGTGRGRSRGGFREFSSRGDRGSLGGRGGENPRGSYNNNSREAVGAQRPGRGRGLPRDFVKVEDLQRGKPRRRNVSETLSETSEYEELPKRRRQKGTENGEGGSYPEQGETRKADRDSWRSNKVYTEDQAASDARDDKAKASSRGFSGRSLPPRLDTGRGYNTGRGFNNSFRDTTWRGRGTQFGSGGGPMQENGYGPGTETFSRRPPPAEREPLKYTPKFTGSTGSFMENGTEDRGLEGEYYIDNDNPGQQQLRRRRPPRQDKPPRFRRLRQEREPGSGQWTSDEYINGSDGFANPWPGRSKEGGREDGWPSGHYSGGGGRSGGQHGQAEDWETGSENSDFNDWREKRGGGQQQQAHSGDVHSDSGHGELGSVEKRELAKRSFSSQRPLVDRQNRKGEPALLEGNKMTRSSENPNTLPSCNRKDGWQNGGASNHRRNKEDSGLVYCVEQSEEGHQPNEPSGKKLDKELKTRSVKGDLAEPLSQYDLNSYHIEGDAGGSSPDGFQDLSKKQQRRHPQEDDRRRKEHGAPVLVKNRPITSKMPPRFAKKQGGMTMDQQEEGLSANNLGTEIWETNSSGRSRSNTPVLTTHLPPHLITETLSVQSSGGDSWTKQVSYTGSEPNSEDSDAGPEQSKEQHKPGPIGNERSLKHRKGSEGLEGGPITPVNGVNLHSETVLPVPPIEFGVSAKDSDFSLPPRSTPVSVSNPVTKLQVTLASNAIPMLRRDHLQPGINLNPISFPSADLTLKMESARKAWENSQSLPEQGSPGGVAAGAQPPCTVGSSSGVSYSSFGGVPMPVASVAPSMSMQGNHIPPLYLDGHVFPSQPRLVPPTMTQQQSYQQAAAQQIPISLHTSLQAQAQLGLRGGLPVSQSQEMFNSIPSFRSQVYMHPNLSQPSPMVLSGGGPLKGPYSAFPGMQPSDMVKPQSGSHYQPMNGSQAMVYDGQMNQGPGMGSSQLMDSQLIQVTMPLPGSQLRYGSAQQHLILPQSIQLQQGQNLSVGAARRMLPPGSQPPVMTGSRENFPISTGPYTTYKTSQMEMKGFQFSDKPNHSQGMPGGYNRPGSASPSGKPSGPVPGHYTQQKTTSMQAVQQRGWACSGPGLTCSCCYRDPATGWFEAPLCPLHGKVPPQGSMVMHMRPPTTGPFPTPIQRPVMQVNKTVIIRSPPYPNPGREPPHSTPPLAPEPSVKGPEDGMKPCGIGASWWMRGRHCRGA; from the exons TTCCATTGCATCAACACAACAGCTGCCGGAGTTGCAGCCGCAGCTGGCTTTACAGAAATCTGTCTCCAATCTCCAGAAGACCACACCGGTAGCCAGTCAGGAG AGCACAAACACAAGTGGACCAAAGCAATGGGCCCATCTAAATGGAAAGGCCGTAGAACTAGATG GTTTAAGGGCCTCAAACCGACTGCAGCCCTTCTCTCACGAGGAATTTCCAACGCTGAAGGCTGCTGGGGAACAGGACAAGGCTGGCAAGGAAAGAAGCACCTTCGATCCGTCGTATGGGCCCGGACCAAGCCTCCGCCCCCAGA ATGTGACAAGTTGGAGGGAGGGTGGTGGGAGGAACCTCGTGCCCTCATCCCTGCCGGCTGGCCTGCCTTCAGAGACCGAGGGCAAGGCCAGCGGCGTGGCTGAGACTGGGagctccccccctcctcttcccccctctgcCTCCTCTATTCTCTCTGCCCCCATGGTCAGTCCCACCACTGCCACTATTGTCAGTGCCGCTCCAGCCCCGGAGCCCAAGGAGATCTCTCTGCGCCCCGCCCAGCCCCTCCGCAGGCCCGCCCCCCCTGCCCTGAGCCATCACCACCCTACCACCACCTACCATGACATGCTGCCTGCCTTT ATGTGCCCCAAAGAGACTTGTGATGCTCCCGGCACCGCTGAACACACTGGCCCTGTCACTGTGGTCGCCCCAGTCCGCTTTGACAACAGGCCCACCTTCAGGCAGCCCTACCCCAATAACAACCAAGAGCCTGTGAA TGGCGAGGTAGGGAGAGGAGAAAACCGCTTCATCCGCGGGCCCCTGCGCAACCCCTCCTCCCGACCCATCCGTCGACCTGGCGACAGACCCCCTCGTCCGGCAATCATCAACCCAGATGACCTGAAGGATCTGGATGAGCTGGACAACGACTGTGAAGATGGCTGGGCag GTATCCATGAAGAAGTCGATTACGGCGAGAAACTCAAGTTCAGTGACGATGAGGAGGAGCATGCCGCTGGTGAAAAGAACAAGATGTG GGCTGAATGGGAGAACCAACGTCGTGAGCGCCAGTTGTCCCTGAGCTCAGGAGAGGGGGCATACCCCCAGGAGGGCCCTGAGGAGGAGGCTTACCTGGCCTTCCAGGAGCAGATGGCCCACAGGAACACCAATGGCAGGTTCCCCCCTGGAGAAGCACAG GCACAGCAGAAGAGCTCCGGGCCGGGCATGGCCCACCAGGGTGAGCCCCTGGAAGACCAGGAGGAGCGCCAGGTCCCAGCCCGGGCCAAGTTTGTTTCCCCTGAGCTCTCAGAGGCTGTGGAGAGAGCTCGCCGacgcagggaggaggaggagagacgtgCCCGTGAGGAAAGACTGGCCGCATGCGCCGAGAAGCTCAAGAGGCTAGACGAGAAGTTTGGGAAGATGGAGAGGCAGTTGTCAAGATCTGAGGAGGAAGCAAAGGACGGGGAGAGCAAGGAGACAGCACTGTCCCCTGGAAGAGAGAGCAAAAACCACCCAGAGAGCTGGCAGTACGGCACGAAAG aTGCTGAGTGTCCCTTGGAGCACTCCCCCAGACAGCAGGACTACAGGGACAAGGCCACCTCGGGCTTCGCCCCCTACCGCAGCGAGGACGATGCCGGGGCCGAATCCAACTCGCCTCTCCCGCCCCGCTTCCAAAAGCAGCAGCAG GAGCAAGTGTATAAGATGCAGCACTGGCAGCAGCAGTCTGGTCACCCCGCCCCCTCCGGCTCCAGCCACCCCCAGAGGGGCTACTACCCCCCACACGTGCTGGGCTTTGACCCCCGCTGGATGATGATGCCCCCCTTCATGGACCCCCGCATGGCCCAGGGCCGTTCCCCTGTGGACTACTACCCTAACGCTGTCCACTCTTCAG GAATGATGAAACCGCTGATGCAGCCAGACCACCTGAACAGCCCAGGGTCCACCTCTGATGAGGGCTGCCATCCCAGCATGCATCAAGAGAGGAGGGCCCCCTCCACTGAGCCCTACCCCGTGTGGAACCAAGATGGCTACCCCCCTCGCAGTTTCACCCCACCCTACCAGAGACAGCACGAGAGTTCAGACAGGAGCCAGCCAGACGACCGGATTGACAGGACCTGCTCCCAGCAGGACTTGTATGAAGAGAGGAGAAACGAGTGCCTAGACAACCCCTCTCACGACCTCTCCCATCCGGCCTACCACCAGAGCAGAGGCCCCGACAGGGACCACCACTCGCACAACCAAAGCCTGCTCTCCACAGCCCTAAGCCGGCCCCAGCAGCAGAATGCAGACGGCGACTACGCCAAACAGGAGCCCAAAGATGGGCACCTGAAGGACAGCACTGACCACCGCGACGAAGTCTTCGACACCTCCAAGGAAAAGGGCTTTGACTCAGACTTCTGGAGGCGAGATGGAGGCCAGAAGAAGGAAGGTGGTGTTGGTGTTCAGAACCAGTGGTTTTCTCCTGGCTCCACCACCTCCGCCAGCAGTGTAAGCCAGCCATCTGAGAGCAGCGGTAGGACCCTGACCCGCAGGACCGGCCCCATTAAGAAGCCTGTGCTCAAGGCCCTCAAAATGGAAGACAAGGAGAACGAGAAGCCCAAAGTGGAGCCCGGGGAGAAGGTAGTCCCTTACCGCCTGGAGAAAGAGGTGCTCACCAACGTATATGACCTGAAGAAAGACAACCAGCCCCTAGTAAGTAACAGACGCTCGGCCTCACCTGCTATTGAGAAGCAGCTAGAAGGGAAGCAACACCAACCACCAGCCCCTGCTAAAGTAGAGCAGCCATCCAGTCCCCATATTGAGGATTCGCCCAAGGAGAGCAGCTTGGAAAGCGGAAAGAGCCAGCCCTCTAGAGACGACCAGGAGAGCAGGGAGCCTGCCGCACCACGACGCAACAACTGGATCTTCGTTGATGAGGAGCAGGCCTTTGCCGGAGCCAGGGGGACGGGTAGAGGTCGAAGCCGTGGCGGCTTCAGGGAGTTCAGCTCCAGAGGAGACCGCGGTAGCCTGGGAGGCCGAGGCGGAGAGAACCCCAGAGGAAGCTACAACAATAACAGCAGGGAAGCCGTTGGAGCCCAGAGACCAGGCAGAGGCAGAGGACTGCCCAGGGACTTTGTCAAGGTGGAAGACCTGCAGAGGGGGAAGCCGAGGAGGCGCAACGTCAGCGAGACTCTGAGCGAGACCTCTGAGTACGAGGAGCTGCCCAAGCGGCGGCGCCAGAAGGGCACTGAAAACGGAGAGGGTGGCAGCTACCCAGAGCAGGGAGAGACCAGGAAGGCTGACCGAGACTCGTGGAGGTCGAACAAGGTGTACACTGAAGACCAGGCGGCTAGCGACGCCCGAGACGACAAAGCCAAGGCCAGCAGCAGGGGGTTCAGCGGCCGCTCTCTGCCTCCCAGACTCGACACTGGCAGGGGTTACAACACCGGCCGGGGGTTCAACAACAGCTTCAGAGACACCACCTGGAGGGGCCGGGGGACACAGTTCGGCAGCGGCGGTGGGCCCATGCAGGAGAACGGCTATGGCCCGGGCACCGAAACCTTCTCCAGAAGACCACCACCTGCAGAGCGCGAGCCGCTCAAATACACCCCCAAATTTACCGGCTCTACCGGTTCCTTCATGGAGAATGGCACAGAGGACCGTGGCTTGGAGGGAGAGTACTACATAGACAACGACAACCCTGGACAACAGCAGTTGAGAAGACGGCGGCCGCCACGCCAGGACAAGCCCCCGCGCTTCCGCCGACTACGTCAAGAGAGGGAGCCCGGCAGCGGCCAGTGGACCAGTGACGAGTATATCAACGGATCGGACGGATTCGCCAACCCCTGGCCGGGTCGCTccaaggagggaggtagagaagaCGGCTGGCCCAGTGGCCACTACtccggaggaggagggaggtccgGTGGTCAGCATGGCCAGGCTGAGGACTGGGAGACTGGCTCGGAGAACAGCGACTTCAACGACTGGAGGGAGAAGCGAGGTGGAGGGCAGCAGCAGCAAGCCCACAGTGGAGATGTGCACTCAGACTCTGGCCACGGGGAGCTTGGCTCTGTGGAGAAGAGGGAGCTGGCCAAGAGAAGCTTCTCCAGCCAGCGCCCCCTGGTGGACCGGCAGAACAGGAAGGGAGAGCCGGCCCTACTGGAAGGGAACAAGATGACACGTTCCTCAGAGAACCCCAACACACTGCCCTCCTGCAACAGGAAAGACGGCTGGCAGAACGGAGGGGCCTCCAACCATAGGAG GAATAAAGAGGATTCAGGCCTAGTCTACTGTGTCGAGCAGTCTGAGGAGGGCCACCAGCCCAACGAACCCTCAGGGAAGAAGCTGGACAAGGAGCTGAAGACTCGGTCTGTGAAGGGAGACCTGGCCGAACCATTGTCTCAGTACGACCTCAACAGCTACCACA TTGAGGGGGATGCTGGGGGTTCCAGTCCAGATGGGTTCCAGGACCTGTCTAAGAAACAGCAGCGTCGTCATCCACAGGAAGAcgacaggaggaggaaggaacATGGAGCTCCG GTGCTGGTGAAGAACAGACCGATCACCTCCAAGATGCCCCCACGGTTTGCCAAGAAGCAGGGTGGCATGACCATGGATCAGCAAGAGGAGGGCCTATCTGCCAACAACCTGGGCACTGAGATCTGGGAGACTAACAGCTCCGGTAGGAGTAGGAGCAACACCCCAGTGCTCACAACTCATCTTCCACCCCATCTGATAACTGAGA CTCTGTCAGTCCAGTCATCTGGAGGAGACTCGTGGACCAAGCAGGTGTCTTATACAGGCAGTGAGCCCAACTCTGAGGACTCTGACGCGGGGCCTGAGCAGAGCAAGGAGCAGCACAAGCCCGGCCCCATCGGCAACGAGCGCTCACTCAAGCACCGCAAGGGCTCGGAGGGTCTGGAGGGCGGGCCCATTACGCCCGTCAACGGCGTGAACCTCCACTCGGAGACGGTGCTGCCTGTGCCGCCCATAGAGTTTGGCGTTAGTGCCAAGGACTCTGACTTCAGCCTGCCGCCCAGGTCCACCCCAGTTTCTGTGTCCAACCCTGTCACCAAGCTACAGGTCACCCTTGCCAGCAAC GCCATCCCCATGCTGCGTAGAGACCACCTGCAGCCTGGCATCAACCTCAACCCCATCTCTTTCCCCAGCGCTGACCTCACACTCAAG ATGGAGTCAGCCCGTAAGGCGTGGGAGAACTCCCAGTCTCTCCCCGAGCAGGGCTCTCCTGGTGGGGTTGCCGCTGGTGCCCAGCCCCCCTGCACGGTAGGCTCCTCCAGTGGGGTCAGCTACAGCTCCTTTGGAGGGGTGCCCATGCCCGTGGCCTCTGTGGCGCCTTCCATGTCCATGCAGG gtAACCATATCCCCCCGCTGTATCTGGACGGCCATGTTTTTCCCAGCCAGCCTCGTCTGGTGCCCCCAACCATGACCCAGCAGCAGAGCTACCAACAG GCAGCTGCCCAGCAGATCCCCATCTCCTTGCACACCTCTCTGCAGGCCCAGGCACAGCTTGGTCTCCGGGGGGGCCTGCCTGTCTCACAGTCCCAGGAGATGTTCAACTCCATTCCCTCCTTCAGGTCCCAGGTATACATGCACCCCAATCTGTCCCAGCCCAGCCCCATGGTGCTGTCAGGTGGTGGCCCCCTCAAGGGGCCCTACTCGGCCTTCCCGGGCATGCAGCCGTCGGATATGGTCAAGCCCCAGTCTGGCTCCCACTACCAGCCAATGAATGGCAGCCAGGCCATGGTCTACGACGGCCAGATGAACCAGGGCCCTGGCATGGGCTCCTCCCAGCTCATGGACTCCCAGCTCATCCAG gtgaccATGCCCTTGCCGGGCTCCCAGCTGCGTTATGGCTCTGCCCAGCAGCACCTCATCCTGCCCCAGTCCATCCAGCTCCAGCAGGGCCAGAACCTCTCCGTGGGAGCTGCCCGCAGAATGCTCCCCCCTGGCTCCCAGCCCCCAGTCATGACCGGCAGCAGAGAG AATTTCCCAATCTCTACTGGTCCGTATACTACTTACAAG ACCTCCCAGATGGAAATGAAAGGTTTCCAGTTCTCTGACAAGCCCAATCACTCCCAGGGCATGCCCGGAGGATACAACAG acCAGGGTCTGCCAGCCCCAGTGGGAAGCCGTCTGGCCCCGTGCCTGGACATTACACCCAGCAG AAGACGACCTCCATGCAGGCTGTTCAGCAACGAGGCTGGGCCTGCAGTGGCCCTGGCCTGACCTGTAGTTGCTGCTACAGAGACCCGGCCACCGGCTGGTTTGAGGCCCCGCTGTGCCCCCTCCACGGCAAG GTCCCGCCTCAGGGCAGCATGGTTATGCACATGCGTCCCCCCACCACCGGCCCCTTCCCCACCCCCATCCAGAGACCTGTCATGCAGGTCAACAAGACCGTCATCATCCGCTCCCCCCCTTATCCCAACCCCGGGCGCGAGCCCCCCCACTCCACCCCCCCCTTGGCCCCCGAGCCCTCCGTCAAGGGGCCGGAGGATGGCATGAAG CCCTGCGGGATAGGCGCCAGCTGGTGGATGAGGGGAAGGCACTGTCGGGGGGCCTGA